The following proteins come from a genomic window of Euleptes europaea isolate rEulEur1 unplaced genomic scaffold, rEulEur1.hap1 H_4, whole genome shotgun sequence:
- the LOC130492976 gene encoding olfactory receptor 13G1-like, giving the protein MKNHSAIQEFILVGLSSSPEHNTFIFWAFSCLYAAAMVGNILIILAISVCSKLHTPMYFLLINLSIINMGSISTTIPKMLQTILAQRKTITLSGCIAQVYLFTWALGTELLLLAFMAFDRYAAICQPLRYSVIMKKDVCTGFMTGLWLLGIINSSIHTGLVLQLDFCDSNIINHFFCELPPMFKISCSDTSLNEIMVFAASVIIAVGSCGLTLASYWFILRAIIRIRSTEGKRKAFSTCSSHLLVVTFYYSTIIYTFLRPASAYSLEEDKVIAILYSVVTPVLNPLIYSLRNTDVKEALIKLINKCWISKKD; this is encoded by the coding sequence ATGAAGAACCATTCTGCGATTCAAGAGTTCATTTTGGTAGGACTTTCCAGTTCTCCTGAACATAATACATTTATCTTTTGGGCATTTTCCTGTCTTTATGCAGCTGCTATGGTAGGCAACATCCTCATCATCCTTGCCATCAGCGTCTGTAGTAAACTCCACACACCCATGTACTTCCTGCTGATCAATTTGTCCATAATAAACATGGGTTCTATCTCTACCACCATTCCCAAAATGCTACAGACTATTTTGGCTCAGAGAAAGACCATCACCCTTTCAGGCTGTATTGCACAGGTATATCTGTTCACTTGGGCCCTGGGAACTGAGCTCCTGCTCCTTGCATTTATGGCTTTTGACCGCTATGCGGCTATCTGCCAGCCTTTGCGCTATTCAGTCATCATGAAGAAAGACGTTTGCACTGGATTCATGACTGGACTTTGGCTTTTGGGCATAATCAACTCTTCTATTCACACAGGGCTTGTGCTCCAGCTGGATTTTTGCGACTCCAACATCATCAATCACTTCTTCTGCGAGCTGCCACCAATGTTCAAGATTTCCTGCTCAGATACCAGCTTGAATGAAATTATGGTCTTTGCAGCTTCTGTGATCATTGCAGTTGGTAGCTGTGGGTTGACACTGGCTTCATATTGGTTTATCCTGAGAGCCATCATCAGAATACGTTCTACTGAAGGGAAGAGGAAAGCCTTCTCAACATGCTCTTCTCATCTCTTGGTTGTCACTTTTTACTATTCCACCATCATCTACACTTTTCTTCGGCCTGCCTCAGCCTATTCCCTTGAAGAAGACAAGGTGATAGCTATCCTTTATTCTGTAGTTACCCCCGTCCTTAACCCACTCATATATTCTCTAAGAAATACTGATGTGAAAGAAGCTCTCATCAAACTGATAAACAAATGTTGGATCTCCAAGAAAGATTAA
- the LOC130492977 gene encoding vomeronasal type-2 receptor 26-like, with amino-acid sequence MQTKNYQHVQALVFAVNEINENPLILPNISLGFCIYENTFDLRKTYETTLAVPSTRNGMLPNYKCDQKDKLLAVIGGIDSETSLQIANVLRYYKIPQLAYGSFDHLLKDKQRFPSLYLMAPDNGFQYVAIAQLLLHFTWTWVGLIVPDNDSGHTFVQTLVQVLIQNGICIEFTETISIINMDFKGLALIKRIESMSKTLTQGRVNVIVLYGDSHSLFGFRLLIASYLQWSMKPIGKVWIASTDCDITSMKSQNIMDLLSFNGTLSFATQANEILGFREFLHTLDPHHTFADIFIHDFWKEAFACVFRRADSATQNKQKYCTGEEKLDTLSGSVFEMSMTSQSYNIYTAIYTIAQAFHSMYTLRPKSTLKLSRRPLEPWDMQPWQLHPLLQKVLPKGKDESTTRYDIVNWILFPNLSFNQVKVGRMDFATPRNHHNYSIDEDAIIWNSVFNQTIPHSLCTERCHPGYSKMQQKEQPVCCYDCVPCPKGTISDEMDLEQCVSCANDRYSNKDRNKCLPKWISFLSYQEPLAIILVALVVAFALITACVLWVFVKHHDTPIVKANNRDLTYMLLISLLLCFLSSLLFIGHPGKVTCLLQQSAFGTIFSVSVSCILAKTITVVLAFMATKPGNRMRKGVGKHLAKSVIISCSLIQLGICAVWLGTSPPFPELDMHSQSDQIIVKCNEGSVILFYAALGYMGILALISFIVAFLARRLPDSFNEAKFITFSMLVFCSVWLSFVPTYLSTKGKYMVAVEIFSILASSVGLLSFIFFPKCYIIILQPSMNTRELLMQKRKSAME; translated from the exons ATGCAGACCAAGAACTACCAGCATGTCCAGGCACTAGTTTTTGCTGTTAATGAAATCAATGAGAACCCCCTGATTTTACCCAACATATCCCTGGGATTCTGCATATACGAGAATACTTTTGATTTAAGAAAGACTTATGAGACAACTTTGGCTGTTCCCTCAACTCGGAACGGAATGCTTCCAAATTACAAGTGTGACCAGAAGGACAAACTGTTGGCTGTTATAGGAGGGATAGATTCTGAAACGTCTCTTCAGATTGCAAATGTCTTACGCTActacaagatcccacag TTAGCTTATGGTTCATTCGATCACTTACTCAAGGACAAACAAAGGTTTCCTTCCCTCTACTTGATGGCACCAGACAATGGTTTCCAGTATGTGGCCATAGCACAGTTACTCTTGCATTTTACATGGACATGGGTTGGACTCATTGTTCCAGATAATGACAGCGGTCACACGTTTGTGCAGACTTTGGTGCAAGTGCTCATTCAAAATGGCATTTGCATTGAATTCACAGAAACAATTTCAATCATAAACATGGATTTCAAAGGCTTGGCGCTTATAAAACGAATTGAATCAATGAGTAAAACTCTCACACAGGGGAGAGTGAACGTGATAGTTCTTTATGGGGACTCCCATTCCTTGTTTGGGTTTAGATTACTGATAGCTTCCTATTTACAATGGTCAATGAAGCCCATAGGAAAAGTTTGGATTGCCTCAACTGATTGTGATATCACCTCAATGAAATCTCAGAATATCATGGATCTGCTGAGCTTCAATGGGACCCTGTCCTTTGCAACCCAAGCCAATGAAATTCTGGGATTCAGGGAATTTCTCCACACCTTGGACCCTCATCATACCTTTGCTGACATTTTCATTCATGATTTCTGGAAGGAAGCATTTGCCTGTGTATTTAGAAGGGCTGACTCTGCGAcacaaaataagcaaaaatactgCACTGGTGAGGAGAAGCTGGATACCTTGTCTGGGTCTGtatttgaaatgagcatgactaGTCAAAGCTACAACATCTACACTGCCATTTATACCATTGCACAAGCGTTCCATTCAATGTACACCTTGAGACCCAAAAGCACTTTGAAACTGAGCAGAAGACCCTTGGAGCCTTGGGATATGCAGCCATGGCAG CTCCACCCACTTTTGCAGAAAGTCCTTCCTAAAGGGAAAGATGAATCAACAACTCGTTATGATATTGTAAATTGGATATTGTTCCCAAATCTGTCTTTTAACCAAGTGAAAGTGGGAAGAATGGACTTTGCAACTCCTAGAAATCATCACAATTACAGTATTGATGAGGATGCCATTATATGGAACTCTGTGTTTAATCAG ACTATTCCACATTCATTGTGCACCGAAAGATGTCATCCTGGATACAGCAAGATGCAACAAAAAGAACAGCCggtttgctgctatgattgtgttCCATGTCCCAAAGGGACAATTTCTGATGAAATGG ATTTGGAGCAATGTGTAAGTTGCGCAAATGATCGCTATTCAAACAAGGATCGGAACAAATGTCTTCCTAAGTGGATTAGCTTCTTATCCTATCAAGAGCCTCTagcaatcattttggttgcattgGTTGTTGCCTTTGCTTTGATCACAGCTTGTGTGCTGTGGGTCTTTGTGAAGCACCACGACACACCTATAGTGAAAGCCAACAACCGAGATCTTACGTACATGCTTCTCATCTCCCTTTTATTGTGCTTCCTCAGCTCTCTACTCTTTATCGGCCATCCAGGAAAAGTGACCTGCCTTCTCCAACAAAGTGCTTTTGGCACCATCTTCTCTGTTTCCGTTTCTTGCATCTTGGcaaaaaccatcactgtggttctGGCTTTCATGGCCACAAAGCCAGGAAACAGAatgaggaaaggggtggggaaacacTTGGCAAAATCTGTGATCATTTCCTGTTCACTCATACAACTTGGCATTTGTGCTGTGTGGTTGGGAACCTCTCCTCCATTCCCAGAGCTTGACATGCATTCACAAAGTGACCAGATCATCGTGAAATGTAATGAAGGATCTGTCATCCTGTTTTACGCTGCCTTGGGTTATATGGGTATTCTGGCACTCATTAGTTTCATTGTGGCATTCCTAGCCAGGAGGCTGCCTGAtagtttcaatgaagccaagttcatcactttcAGTATGTTggtgttttgcagtgtttggctCTCTTTTGTTCCCACCTATctgagcaccaaagggaaataTATGGTGGCAGTAGAGATCTTCtctattttagcttctagtgttgGATTGCTGAGTTTCATATTTTTCCCTAAATGCTATATCATTATTCTTCAGCCCAGCATGAACACAAGGGAACTTctaatgcagaaaagaaaaagtgcTATGGAATGA
- the LOC130492978 gene encoding olfactory receptor 6-like: MKNGTSHFEFIIMGFSELPQYQLLLFAVFFTIYILTLLENVLLIVTIWLNSHLRTPMYFFLGNLSLLEIFYVSVTMPKLFSNLLLGEKTITLGGCLAQLYFFLSLASSECFLLATMAYDRYLAICHPLHYTSLMNYRAYMTLSLASWLGGFLASFPSVVMMSSLQFCNKNTIRHFFCDISPLLRLSCTDTSLIELLDFVAALAVLMTSLLVTGTSYACIFCTVAKIPSAKGKRKAFSTCASHLTVVSMFYATTIFMYARPKAIGTFDLNKMVSILYTVVAPFLNPMIYSLRNREVRETLTRAMHRKAVSSGWFQMEWLKRPDTS, from the coding sequence ATGAAAAATGGAACATCACACTTTGAATTCATCATTATGGGGTTTTCTGAGCTCCCACAGTATCAGCTATTATTGTTCGCAGTGTTCTTTACCATCTACATTTTAACTCTTTTGGAAAATGTCCTCCTCATTGTGACCATTTGGTTGAACAGTCACCTTCGCActcccatgtatttcttcctagGAAACCTCTCACTTTTAGAAATCTTTTATGTCTCAGTAACGATGCCCAAATTGTTCTCCAATCTGCTGTTGGGTGAGAAGACCATCACTTTGGGGGGGTGCCTTGCTCAGCTGTATTTTTTCCTATCCTTGGCTTCTTCTGAATGTTTCCTCTTGGCAACCATGGCTTATGACCGGTATTTGGCCATTTGCCATCCATTACATTACACATCACTAATGAATTACAGAGCCTACAtgactctgagcctggcttcctGGCTAGGTGGCTTCCTGGCCTCTTTCCCCTCTGTAGTGATGATGTCCAGTTTGCAGTTTTGCAATAAAAATACCATCAGACACTTCTTCTGTGACATCTCTCCTTTGTTGAGGCTGTCATGCACAGATACCTCATTAATAGAACTGCTGGATTTTGTGGCAGCACTAGCGGTCCTGATGACTTCACTGCTTGTGACTGGAACCTCTTACGCATGCATCTTTTGTACAGTTGCCAAAATCCCTTCTGCCAAAGGGAAACGTAAAGCCTTTTCTACCTGTGCCTCACACTTGACAGTTGTTTCCATGTTCTATGCCACCACCATATTCATGTATGCTCGACCAAAGGCCATTGGAACCTTTGACCTCAACAAGATGGTGTCCATCCTCTACACTGTGGTGGCTCCATTTCTTAACCCAATGATCTACAGCCTTCGGAACAGGGAAGTAAGAGAGACCTTAACCAGAGCAATGCATAGAAAAGCTGTTTCTTCAGGGTGGTTTCAAATGGAATGGTTAAAGCGACCAGATACAAGCTGA